A DNA window from Luteolibacter luteus contains the following coding sequences:
- a CDS encoding sensor histidine kinase, giving the protein MSMRHNPPPWAWTLAVSALLAALVAGAGVVLARKVEHLAEKPVGNRVDDAFRESARRIVILESFWQQAVETEATRLLNGGINAPDSQVPGIIQCSWLNPNLYEPERSQRRFDGRPVELRPLLERFARGAADEWKIPNQDVAQGGGWLESPGRPLAWRQGNGRNAVILQLDPSAGVPIVEKDLIARKLLPEDEPGSLTWTDPQEKVWLASGKPAPAGQKPDEILRHVSRFGDWALLRHYPVRIETSYRMPVLAGGFAIAALLLGGGIAVSSWQKKAMRVAAERVSFVNRVSHELRTPLTNLLLNTDLALDDLPGDEGKLKRRLGLIREETSRLSRIVDNVLAFARIERGTAESHATRCDVGQVLGEVREIFTPLFERKSITCRYDGPPRGDLRLDRDALSQILSNLLSNVEKYAGEGANAAVRMANKDDTLTIEVEDDGPGVPADARRRIFLPFERAGSRVDEGVSGTGLGLAISRDLAERMGGRLELADTVGGAKFRLVIPLGERSAS; this is encoded by the coding sequence ATGTCAATGCGCCACAATCCCCCACCCTGGGCCTGGACCCTCGCGGTCTCGGCACTGCTCGCCGCTCTGGTCGCGGGTGCGGGGGTCGTGCTCGCACGGAAAGTGGAACACCTCGCCGAGAAGCCGGTGGGCAACCGCGTGGACGATGCCTTCCGCGAGAGCGCACGGCGCATCGTTATCCTGGAGAGCTTCTGGCAACAGGCCGTGGAAACCGAAGCGACACGCCTGCTGAATGGAGGCATCAATGCGCCCGACTCGCAGGTCCCGGGAATCATCCAATGCTCCTGGCTGAATCCGAATCTCTACGAGCCCGAGCGCAGCCAGCGCCGCTTCGATGGCCGACCGGTCGAGCTGCGCCCCCTGCTTGAGCGCTTTGCACGCGGCGCTGCGGATGAATGGAAGATCCCGAATCAGGATGTGGCCCAAGGCGGTGGCTGGCTGGAATCGCCGGGCCGCCCGCTCGCATGGCGGCAGGGCAATGGCCGCAATGCAGTGATCCTCCAGCTCGATCCTTCGGCAGGCGTGCCGATCGTGGAGAAAGATCTCATCGCCCGGAAGCTCTTGCCCGAGGATGAGCCCGGCTCGCTGACATGGACGGATCCGCAGGAAAAGGTGTGGCTCGCGTCCGGCAAGCCTGCACCGGCAGGGCAAAAGCCGGACGAGATCCTGCGCCACGTTTCGCGCTTCGGCGATTGGGCCTTGCTGCGCCACTACCCCGTGCGCATCGAGACCAGCTATCGCATGCCGGTGCTGGCCGGTGGCTTCGCGATCGCGGCGCTCTTGTTAGGCGGAGGCATCGCGGTGTCCTCATGGCAGAAGAAAGCGATGCGCGTGGCGGCGGAGCGCGTCAGCTTCGTGAACCGCGTCTCCCATGAGCTGCGCACGCCGCTGACCAATCTGCTGCTGAATACCGATCTCGCTCTGGATGACCTGCCCGGGGACGAAGGGAAGCTGAAGCGCCGCCTCGGACTGATCCGCGAGGAGACCTCGCGGCTCTCCCGCATCGTGGACAACGTCCTCGCCTTCGCCCGCATCGAACGCGGCACCGCGGAATCGCACGCCACCCGTTGCGATGTCGGCCAGGTGCTCGGGGAGGTCCGGGAGATCTTCACGCCGCTCTTCGAGAGGAAGTCGATCACATGCCGCTATGATGGTCCGCCCCGGGGTGACCTGCGGCTGGATCGCGATGCGCTTTCGCAGATCCTCTCGAACCTGCTTTCAAACGTGGAAAAGTATGCCGGAGAAGGAGCCAATGCCGCGGTCCGCATGGCTAACAAGGACGACACCCTGACCATCGAGGTCGAAGACGATGGACCCGGTGTTCCCGCCGACGCCCGGCGCCGGATTTTCCTCCCCTTCGAGCGGGCGGGCAGCCGTGTCGATGAGGGTGTGAGCGGCACCGGCCTGGGCCTCGCGATCAGCCGTGATCTGGCCGAGCGGATGGGCGGTCGCCTGGAGCTGGCGGATACCGTGGGCGGCGCGAAGTTCCGCCTGGTGATCCCGCTCGGGGAAAGGAGTGCTTCATGA
- a CDS encoding PEP-CTERM sorting domain-containing protein (PEP-CTERM proteins occur, often in large numbers, in the proteomes of bacteria that also encode an exosortase, a predicted intramembrane cysteine proteinase. The presence of a PEP-CTERM domain at a protein's C-terminus predicts cleavage within the sorting domain, followed by covalent anchoring to some some component of the (usually Gram-negative) cell surface. Many PEP-CTERM proteins exhibit an unusual sequence composition that includes large numbers of potential glycosylation sites. Expression of one such protein has been shown restore the ability of a bacterium to form floc, a type of biofilm.), translated as MKLRLPVSGLASALMIFGAMHANAVTINWGSGVLDSLATTDGKALDSTYEIQLGVFIDDFVPTAENMSEWAANWRTFDQASFDAELGYFTGTAELKADGTSSSAAASVGMNFSDLEAYVWVFNDLAIEGATQWFLGRSDSWVMPTATGVCCDSRPPTQWSTGDLAPGDTPVFGGQGAAAGGGYVYSPGNHVLQTYNVVPEPSVLLLSSLGFLMLMRRRNPG; from the coding sequence ATGAAACTTCGACTTCCAGTTTCGGGACTTGCATCCGCCCTGATGATTTTCGGCGCGATGCATGCGAACGCGGTCACCATCAACTGGGGCAGCGGCGTCCTGGACTCGCTGGCTACCACCGACGGCAAGGCGCTGGACTCCACGTATGAGATCCAGCTCGGCGTCTTCATCGACGACTTCGTCCCGACTGCCGAGAACATGTCGGAATGGGCGGCGAACTGGCGGACCTTCGACCAGGCGTCCTTCGATGCGGAGCTCGGTTACTTCACCGGGACCGCGGAGCTGAAGGCGGATGGCACGAGCAGCAGTGCCGCGGCATCCGTCGGCATGAATTTCTCGGATCTCGAGGCCTATGTCTGGGTGTTCAATGATCTGGCGATCGAGGGTGCCACCCAGTGGTTCCTCGGACGCAGCGACAGCTGGGTGATGCCCACGGCCACCGGCGTCTGCTGCGATAGCCGTCCACCGACGCAATGGTCGACCGGTGATTTGGCCCCTGGGGATACGCCGGTCTTCGGCGGTCAGGGTGCGGCGGCGGGTGGTGGCTATGTGTATAGCCCGGGGAACCACGTCCTGCAGACCTACAATGTCGTGCCGGAGCCTTCGGTCTTGCTCCTTTCCTCGCTGGGCTTCCTGATGCTGATGCGCCGCCGCAATCCCGGCTAA
- a CDS encoding response regulator transcription factor, whose protein sequence is MIILLAEDDTVTREAVVELLEGEGHQVLAARDGREALDFWKRHRPGLVLLDIMMPHASGYEVCRTIRREDRHTPVLFLSAKSEEVDVVLGLELGADDFVRKPFGKHELLARVRAVLRRHGSGSREAECLEFGPWQVFPKRLIASQDGREIELTTREVKVLHLLSKRRGEVVTRDELLNECWGLEYYPESRTLDQHILNLRKKLEANPSQPVLIETVRGAGYRSPA, encoded by the coding sequence ATGATCATCCTGCTTGCGGAAGATGACACCGTGACCCGCGAGGCCGTGGTGGAGCTGCTGGAAGGGGAAGGCCACCAGGTGCTGGCCGCCCGCGATGGCCGGGAGGCGCTGGACTTCTGGAAACGCCATCGCCCCGGACTGGTGTTGCTGGACATCATGATGCCTCACGCCAGCGGCTACGAGGTTTGTCGTACCATCCGCCGGGAAGACCGGCACACCCCGGTGCTCTTCCTCTCCGCGAAGTCGGAAGAGGTGGACGTGGTGCTGGGATTGGAACTCGGCGCGGATGACTTCGTGAGAAAACCTTTCGGCAAACACGAGCTGCTCGCCCGCGTCCGCGCCGTCCTCCGCCGTCATGGCAGCGGCTCGCGGGAAGCGGAGTGCCTCGAGTTCGGACCCTGGCAGGTTTTTCCGAAGCGCCTCATCGCCTCGCAGGACGGCCGAGAAATCGAGCTCACCACTCGCGAGGTGAAGGTGCTTCACCTTCTGTCGAAGCGCCGCGGTGAAGTCGTCACGCGGGACGAACTTCTCAACGAATGCTGGGGCCTCGAGTATTACCCCGAATCCCGCACCCTCGATCAGCACATCCTGAACCTGAGAAAAAAGCTCGAAGCAAATCCCTCCCAGCCCGTCCTCATCGAAACCGTGAGAGGTGCCGGCTATCGATCCCCGGCTTAG